A single genomic interval of Halomonas sp. GT harbors:
- the tenA gene encoding thiaminase II: MGYRFADLTNACHDDWRAYIEHDFVRQLGTAALPEASFRHYLKQDYLFLIHFARAYALAAYKSPTLADLRQAHEGLKAIVDVELGLHVGFCQEWGISEQELAELPEARATLAYTRYVLDTGNRGDLLDLHVALAPCLVGYGEIANWLNTQPSTLRGAKNPFDAWIAMYESEEFQAAMQAELEWLNARLADVTPARFAELSKIFRDATRLEIDFWQMGLHLIDADLEGQSLAH, translated from the coding sequence ATGGGCTACCGCTTTGCTGATCTTACTAATGCCTGCCATGACGACTGGCGCGCCTATATTGAGCACGATTTTGTCCGTCAGTTGGGTACCGCCGCGCTACCAGAAGCATCCTTTCGCCACTATTTGAAGCAGGACTACCTGTTTTTGATTCACTTCGCCCGCGCCTACGCGTTGGCCGCCTATAAAAGCCCTACGCTGGCTGATCTGCGCCAAGCCCATGAAGGTTTAAAAGCCATTGTGGATGTAGAGCTGGGCCTGCACGTTGGCTTTTGCCAGGAGTGGGGGATTTCCGAGCAAGAGCTGGCGGAGCTTCCCGAAGCCAGAGCTACCCTGGCGTATACCCGCTACGTATTAGACACCGGTAATCGCGGCGACCTGCTCGATTTGCATGTGGCGCTGGCCCCTTGCCTGGTGGGCTACGGCGAAATCGCCAACTGGCTGAACACTCAGCCTTCTACCCTTCGCGGCGCGAAAAACCCCTTTGATGCCTGGATAGCGATGTACGAAAGCGAGGAGTTTCAGGCCGCCATGCAGGCAGAGCTTGAATGGCTCAACGCCCGCCTTGCTGATGTTACCCCTGCCCGCTTTGCCGAACTGAGCAAGATCTTTCGCGATGCCACGCGTCTAGAAATCGACTTCTGGCAGATGGGCCTGCACCTGATAGACGCCGATCTTGAAGGCCAGAGCCTCGCTCATTAA
- a CDS encoding phage integrase N-terminal SAM-like domain-containing protein: protein MKLMERVKATLRVKRYSLRTEKTYCYWIRLFIRCHNVRYPAALSGHEMR, encoded by the coding sequence ATGAAACTAATGGAACGCGTCAAGGCGACTCTGCGGGTCAAGCGCTATAGCCTCCGTACTGAGAAAACTTATTGTTACTGGATTCGCTTGTTCATTCGATGTCACAACGTGCGGTACCCTGCTGCCCTGTCAGGCCATGAAATGCGGTAA
- a CDS encoding type II toxin-antitoxin system Phd/YefM family antitoxin encodes MTGITATEARSNLYRLIDETAESHQPIVIMGKRNKAVLVSEEDWSAIQETLYLLSVPSMRESIREGMDTSVDECDGELDW; translated from the coding sequence ATGACCGGCATCACAGCAACGGAGGCGCGGAGCAACCTTTATCGGTTGATTGACGAGACCGCCGAGTCCCACCAACCCATCGTCATCATGGGTAAGCGGAACAAAGCCGTCCTGGTTTCCGAGGAAGACTGGTCCGCCATTCAGGAAACGCTTTACCTGCTCTCCGTACCGAGTATGCGGGAGTCTATTCGTGAGGGAATGGATACCTCCGTGGATGAATGCGATGGGGAGCTGGACTGGTGA
- a CDS encoding Txe/YoeB family addiction module toxin yields the protein MTWTLVYTKQAQKDAKKLASSGLKPKAQELLALIAEDPYRKPPPFEKLIGDLAGAYSRRINIQHRLVYQVLEDERVVKVLRLWSLYE from the coding sequence GTGACATGGACGTTGGTTTACACCAAACAAGCCCAGAAGGACGCAAAGAAGCTGGCTTCAAGCGGCCTCAAGCCAAAAGCCCAAGAGTTGTTGGCCCTAATTGCAGAAGATCCGTACCGCAAACCGCCCCCGTTTGAGAAGCTCATAGGTGATCTTGCGGGCGCCTATTCACGCCGCATTAATATTCAGCATCGTTTGGTCTACCAAGTGCTTGAGGACGAGCGAGTGGTGAAAGTCCTCAGGCTATGGAGCCTCTACGAATAA
- a CDS encoding aldo/keto reductase, giving the protein MQTIELGGDSVPRIGQGTWHMGEDAGQRQAEIRALREGLELGMTLIDTAEMYAEGGAEEIVGQAIRDRRDQVYLVSKVYPHNASTQGVQAACERSLRRLGTDTIDLYLLHWRGQYPLSETVEAFERLREQGKILRWGVSNFDVDDLAELDAPACATNQVLYNPEARGIEYDLLPWQAQHSMPLMAYCPIGQGGALLHSAALQRIADKHSATPAQIALAWALRHPGVIAIPKAVSLDHLKQNARADSIRLDEDDLAQIDAAYAPPVRKQGLMMV; this is encoded by the coding sequence ATGCAGACGATTGAGCTAGGCGGAGACAGCGTACCCCGTATCGGCCAGGGCACCTGGCATATGGGCGAGGATGCCGGGCAGCGCCAAGCTGAAATCAGGGCGCTGCGTGAAGGCCTGGAACTGGGCATGACACTGATTGATACCGCTGAGATGTATGCCGAGGGCGGCGCTGAAGAAATTGTTGGCCAAGCGATTCGTGACCGGCGCGATCAGGTGTATCTAGTCAGCAAGGTTTACCCGCACAACGCCAGCACCCAGGGTGTTCAAGCTGCCTGCGAGCGCAGCCTACGCCGATTGGGCACTGACACGATTGATCTCTACCTGCTGCACTGGCGCGGACAGTACCCGTTAAGCGAAACCGTAGAAGCGTTTGAGCGGCTGCGCGAGCAAGGCAAGATTCTGCGTTGGGGCGTATCGAACTTTGACGTTGACGACCTAGCGGAGCTAGATGCGCCAGCGTGCGCCACCAACCAGGTGCTCTATAACCCCGAAGCACGCGGCATTGAATACGACCTGCTGCCCTGGCAGGCTCAACACAGCATGCCGCTGATGGCTTACTGCCCCATTGGGCAAGGCGGCGCGCTGCTGCATAGCGCCGCCCTGCAACGCATCGCCGACAAACACAGCGCCACCCCCGCGCAAATCGCCCTTGCCTGGGCACTGCGCCACCCCGGTGTGATTGCCATCCCGAAAGCTGTGAGCCTGGACCACCTCAAACAGAACGCCAGAGCAGATAGCATCAGGCTCGACGAAGACGATTTGGCACAGATAGACGCCGCTTACGCGCCACCAGTACGTAAACAAGGTTTAATGATGGTGTGA
- a CDS encoding putative transporter small subunit: MQTFILALYVLIWPLISLAIFAVIGIATIKDIRVAKREKRELV, from the coding sequence ATGCAAACTTTTATATTGGCGTTATATGTCCTTATCTGGCCGTTGATCTCACTGGCTATTTTCGCGGTTATCGGCATTGCCACCATCAAAGACATACGCGTTGCCAAGCGCGAGAAACGCGAGCTGGTGTAA
- a CDS encoding sodium:solute symporter family protein: MNEENFYQFSTLTVIALLLAFYGGTYLLTLLIKKKKENTDAFMVSNHQIGFGLGAASMTATWIWAASFYGAATSGYTYGISGPLHYGLWGALMILFIYPFGRRFRKLAPNAHTLGELIHARHGASSQLILASSNILGSIISLMVNFTASGALVSVLSPLSFQAGVVIAGVGVLSYTLWSGFRASVLTDFAQLMAMMAVAILIIPAVMFALGGPQTLSDGMSLLTPEQANLFSMDAILNQGAPFFVAVLAYAIGNQTISQRLFAVREDHIKPTFITATIGYGAIVIGLGMIGLMALMTGMEPIGGDMNNLIPQMVSMYLSPIFIGLFFILVIGSLSSTADSDLSAMSAIVMADVYGKNIAKNKPDPTKMLFIGRLTMIVATLIGVILASFSMDILIMLVFVGALWGAIVFPVIASCFWDRVTNTAFTSAVIAGLVMFCIARFELVPMVSVVAGLFELLAAVGGGVVLGLMAFGFCGRRVGVIVGALSAIVLAYFSIGFLREYTVLLASLMAYGVSTLVCVAVSLMSSSKFDFSQIDQKVINYDPAKPAAQR; this comes from the coding sequence ATGAACGAAGAAAATTTCTATCAATTCTCGACACTAACGGTGATCGCCTTACTGTTGGCCTTTTACGGCGGCACGTACCTACTGACGCTGCTGATCAAAAAGAAAAAGGAAAATACCGACGCCTTCATGGTGTCCAATCACCAGATTGGCTTTGGTTTGGGCGCTGCCAGCATGACCGCCACCTGGATCTGGGCAGCCTCATTCTACGGTGCCGCCACCTCGGGTTATACCTACGGCATTTCTGGCCCTTTACATTACGGGCTATGGGGCGCACTGATGATTCTGTTCATCTACCCCTTTGGCCGTCGTTTTCGCAAACTGGCCCCGAACGCACACACCCTGGGTGAACTTATCCATGCCCGCCATGGCGCTTCAAGTCAGCTAATCCTGGCCTCCTCCAACATTCTGGGCAGCATCATTAGCCTGATGGTTAACTTCACAGCGTCTGGTGCGCTGGTCTCAGTACTCTCGCCACTCTCTTTCCAGGCGGGCGTCGTGATCGCGGGGGTCGGGGTGCTCTCTTATACGCTGTGGTCGGGTTTCCGCGCGTCGGTACTCACCGACTTTGCCCAACTGATGGCAATGATGGCTGTCGCCATTCTGATTATTCCAGCGGTGATGTTTGCCCTCGGCGGCCCACAGACACTATCGGATGGAATGAGCCTACTCACCCCAGAGCAGGCAAATCTGTTCTCGATGGATGCGATCCTCAATCAAGGTGCACCTTTCTTTGTTGCGGTGCTCGCCTACGCGATTGGCAACCAGACCATCTCCCAGCGGTTATTCGCTGTGCGTGAAGACCATATCAAACCGACCTTTATTACCGCGACCATTGGTTACGGTGCGATTGTTATTGGCCTAGGCATGATTGGCTTGATGGCGCTAATGACCGGTATGGAGCCCATCGGTGGTGACATGAACAACCTGATACCGCAAATGGTGTCGATGTACCTCTCGCCGATATTTATCGGGCTGTTCTTTATTCTAGTAATTGGCTCGCTCTCCTCTACCGCTGACTCAGACCTTTCCGCTATGTCCGCGATTGTGATGGCCGATGTGTATGGTAAGAACATCGCTAAAAACAAACCTGACCCGACCAAAATGCTATTTATTGGTAGGTTGACGATGATTGTCGCAACACTGATCGGGGTGATTCTCGCCAGTTTCTCGATGGATATTCTGATTATGCTGGTCTTCGTTGGCGCACTTTGGGGGGCTATTGTGTTCCCGGTCATCGCCAGCTGTTTCTGGGATCGAGTCACCAACACGGCCTTTACCTCGGCTGTAATTGCAGGCCTAGTGATGTTCTGCATCGCACGCTTCGAATTAGTGCCTATGGTCAGTGTGGTCGCGGGGCTGTTTGAGCTACTCGCCGCCGTGGGCGGTGGCGTGGTGCTCGGCCTGATGGCATTTGGCTTCTGCGGGCGTAGGGTCGGTGTGATCGTCGGCGCGCTCAGCGCCATTGTACTGGCCTACTTCAGCATTGGCTTCCTACGTGAGTACACGGTACTGCTAGCCTCATTAATGGCCTACGGCGTTAGCACCCTTGTTTGCGTAGCAGTCAGCCTGATGAGTTCGAGCAAGTTCGACTTCTCGCAGATCGACCAGAAAGTGATCAACTACGACCCAGCCAAGCCTGCCGCTCAACGGTAA
- a CDS encoding helix-turn-helix transcriptional regulator: MANHRLERTQSDLTEFMLRHRQKLTPADVGLPTSGRRRTPGLRREEVAALAGVGLTWYTWFEQGRDIKVSERFLLNISRALKLDDAECCHLFLLAHRRAPPAEAYQEQSTSPRIQSLMDDLSRPSYVMNLRWDVIGWNTLADELLHFSSRKASERNLLRMVFTAPDLRRRLPDWQQDASNMLAQFRCDLAVAPEDPVMQTLIEELCQLSPDFRRWWEASSMEGYNRGISSLLDTEGEHHTYTHETLIVDEHRHLKMVVYFDS; the protein is encoded by the coding sequence GTGGCGAATCATAGGCTTGAGCGAACACAGAGTGATCTCACCGAATTCATGCTTCGGCATCGTCAAAAATTAACGCCCGCTGACGTCGGACTTCCCACTAGCGGGCGAAGGCGTACCCCGGGCTTAAGACGAGAAGAGGTTGCAGCGCTCGCTGGGGTAGGCCTGACCTGGTACACGTGGTTTGAACAGGGCCGTGACATTAAAGTCTCCGAACGCTTCCTGCTCAACATCTCTCGTGCCCTAAAACTGGATGACGCCGAGTGCTGTCATCTTTTTCTGTTAGCGCACCGCCGAGCGCCGCCAGCAGAAGCGTATCAAGAGCAGAGCACTTCCCCCCGAATCCAGTCGCTGATGGATGACCTCTCTCGCCCTAGTTACGTGATGAACCTGCGTTGGGATGTTATTGGCTGGAATACGCTGGCTGATGAACTACTTCACTTCAGCAGCCGAAAAGCGTCTGAGCGCAATCTATTAAGGATGGTATTTACTGCGCCCGACCTGCGCCGACGGCTCCCTGACTGGCAACAGGATGCATCGAATATGCTGGCGCAGTTTCGTTGTGACTTAGCTGTCGCCCCTGAAGACCCAGTCATGCAAACGCTCATTGAAGAGCTTTGTCAGTTATCGCCAGACTTCCGGCGCTGGTGGGAAGCGTCAAGTATGGAAGGCTACAATCGAGGAATCAGCAGCCTCCTTGATACAGAAGGCGAGCATCACACCTATACCCATGAGACGCTCATCGTTGATGAGCACCGTCATCTCAAGATGGTTGTTTACTTCGACAGCTAA